The DNA region TTTATTCAAAagacagttttaattaaaacgttgacgatattttaaaaaaatatttcttggcTTAGCTTGGCCGAATAAGAAATTtgcattcaaaatattaccctgcgttttaataaatgcatcaattaatatttacaaatccgttaattaaattttagcaaGGGATTTATTCATACCgtcagtaaattaatatcaataaatcgTTTTTTTCTTTCGACGATTCACATCATCATtggtattcattaaataataaatagattatttttccACTTAAAACGGATTATCTCTTTGTCTGCTGCATGTTTTATCGTGTTTGCCGCagctgtttataaataatacatttaaattgtagCAACGTTTATTCCGGCGCATCCACCTACATTATTAAAACCACCACATTCATGTTGAGGCTTAAAATACGCATAACaaacttaatattattcagtTATTCTGTAAAGAATAAGAGCATAAAGTGATggaagtaatataataatcaaataaaattgatttaatgtggttttttattattatttttgatatataggGTATATCCACTTGACATAGAGCTGACGCACAGAATGCGAGCGTGGccggtaaaaagtaatatcataaattcGGTGGAAGTCAGTCCctaacaaatatttaccgGCTTGCGCTCATTTTTTAAAGAGTTGTGAAGAAGGCGCAATGAATGATAAGACCTTAGAATGCATTACCATCATGTGACACGAAATAAAAGCCATATACAGTGGCGCATTATGggaaaaatatggaaataatattactcTAGCAAGCAAAACAGCCCTCTGCATATGAAATATGTGATCAGGGGCAAGgagttttttaagttttttttttcgacaCGCTCCGTTCTGAATACCAATGGTTTAGGTGAAACCTGCACCCATTTTAacgctaatttaattttataataccgaCGAAATTACCTTCACGATGTATCGTTTATAATTTGTACGaaatggaaaggctgattatgGGCCAACACTCttgaaatatacttaaaattttatcaatatgttgtattttgaccagtaaattatttattgaatatttacagTTCTAGGTggtcagtatttaaatttattttaccttttatatatttaacggacataaaaataaacaacattcattccattttaatttttatttacaataaatagttTGTGGATTTGAACACAATTTATTTGGTTCATTCCCAATTTATCTATTGTTTAGCACCTTAAGACTTTCTTTTGAAGACTGTCTCTATAATCGCTGCTATTCTGGAACGTGGCAAAATGGGTCCAAATGTATGATCAGAAGAAAGAACTGTTTTCTAATTACTTCTGCTAGAAGACATCTACATCCAGACTGCAGACGATGTAATCACTGTAAGTCTGGATACCATCAGAAGAAGGTTGTAAGGAGCTGGTCTTAGAATCAGAAGATGTGATGAGCCAATGATCACTATGGACTGCAGCAGAAAGACGTAATTTTTGTTGACAGATGAGTCTAGATACACATTATATCACTTAGATAGCCAATTATTAATCCATTTGCTCAAAAATTTGGACCAAATTTCATTCTTATAGACAACAATGCTCAACATGACTGTCTGAGACTAAATTTGACGTagcaaaatcataaaattagtcGAATGCAGTGGCTTCCACGTTCTCCAGACTGCAATCCAATTGAACACATcttcaaagacaaatttaaactCGAAATCATTAGCCTCAAATTTTGGAGGAGCGTGCTGATGCTTTTAAAGAAGAATAGAGGAACCGACCAAGTACTGTCTGGAAAATGCAGCTgttaatattctgtttttttttttaatttgaattaatttggtCCAATAAAATTGGTGAATTTTATCACTGGTTTAACAGTTCAGTTGTTGACACAATTTATGCATGACATTACATAGTTTAccataacttattttttaaatatattggttGCAATTTAATGCCACTGCCCTTCagacctttttaaataattcaaatcccCTTCAAAAGACTTCGGTGTACGTTGGAACTATTGGCATCGCCATCGCCATCCGATAGAAATTTCCTCGATTtagataattacaataaacatCGGAAGTTATTCTTGTAGGGTAACTTAATGCGTCGTCTCCTTCTAAACGATGTAATTTAGATGTTGGCCGATTATCAATGccgttcaattttttatacgcCCCCGTGTCTATTTACAAAATGTCCCCCAACATCTCGATTAGTTATCTCAATtacatcttttttttttaaataacgtcGCCATTTAAGCAAGGAACTACCTGTTAATTTCCACGCTTCCGCTTCCTCCCCGTGcccgaaataaaacaaaagacaGCTGCGAATAAATCTAATAAGCggaacataaaaaacaaaacagcCCGATAATTCGTCCCAGTCCTAATGATTAGGTTTGTTTTAGTCGAATATTTCAGGGAGCGACAACCGTCGCGAACGATGTGACTTATGAATGagggaaaatttaatatagtcTAAGTTGTGGTGTTTTGCCGGAATGTTGTCGAACTGGAAATGTCATCGGAAAAGTTTTGCGTCTTATTAGACGGATGATGCTgtacagttaaataaaaaacctcGAAAGAAACATAAAACATCGGCCCTGAGGGGCGGTGGAAGAACAATGAAATTAGATGGTGCGACGACGGCGAGGTGaagtaaaaaactttattcgaATTATTCTCAAAGAAAATACACTTGAATAAATATCTGTGTATCCGCGATGAGAGAGGACTATTTACATGGGGGgcggaatttaaataataaagaaccaAAGTACGGAATTAATTCACgccacaatttactttattttattttaacttttaaaacggATCCAACGTGTGCAAAAATTCAaacgtacatttttaataagctGTGACTGCGTTTTCCACAATTATCTATACGGTGGGTGTTTACTTTGGCGGAACTTCGCATTATCAACCCTTAAACCAAAtagctaaaattattaataatcccCAGTCCTCATCTGTCTTGATAAGATAACTATATTATAAAGACGACTGGCCGATCTATCATGTAGAAATTTGGGGGAGAGGGTTGTTTGAAATGAAGCTCCAAGATGTTTACTCTCGATGCTTTAAGTTAGGGTCAGTGTGCTGCGCCGTACTGGCCGCAGGCCATTCTAAATAGAGAGGTGTAGAGGTGTTCGACTAGATTTCCATGCagtcaaatattaaatcaacaaGGGATACGCTTCTGATTATGATCTTACAACTCAATCATGTGTAACCCCTCGAGAACGTTTTGTGTATCACTCTGTTTTTTTTCCAGCAGGCTGCCTCGCTGGAGAAAGTGCTGAAGGAGCAACAGCACCAACAGCAAATTGAGCTGGAGCGTACTTGGGAACAAGAACGCGATGCCAAAGGTAATAACGGTAGTACGAGTCCAATATCGGAGCACAGGCTGCAGGAGCACTCACCTCCTCCCTCATCGGACTCGCAAAAAAATCTTAGTGCCACCATTCCACCAATCGCACAGGTATTTATCCAATTGCGAATTAAGTGGGGGCTCTCCCTATGATTGATTTTTATAGTCGCAGACGCCGGGATCACAAATGATGACTCCAGCATCGAACCTTCATCACATGCAGCAAATATTGCAGCAGCATGTCCTGAACCCGACTCAGTTACAGACACTCATGAAGCAACACTCCATTTTGCAACAGCAACAGCATCAGGTAAGCAACGTCGGCCTGGGGCAAGTgctcaaattgaaaatttaagacGGAATTTCAGCAACATCAGCTGGCAGAATTGGGCAAGAAGCAAATTGAACAAACGATGCAGCAACTTCAAGAGCAATTACAATTGAATCTCATCCAGCAAACACATATCTTACAAAGTGCGGACAAGAAGAAGGCTTCCGGATCTTTGCAGCAACTTGCGTTGCAACAACAGCAATTGATACAGCAGCTGCAGCTCATTCAACGCCAATACGTGGTCCATCAGGGCATCGGCATACAGCCGTTAATGATGTCGCAGGGGCAAGGTACAGAAAGTTTATGTGCACAAAAATGgggacaaattgaaaatatattaacaaataaatcaagatTGATTCAATTATAAGTCACTTTTATGCTTAATTAGTAGCGTAACATATTTCAACAGTAAttgattaagtaaaataatgcaTGCCAATTCATTTGatactcaatttaaaattgatgataAAAAGAATCTCGCGTcgatgaaaataatttgatagaaGACCAGCGTGACGGACATGGGAGTTCCAGCTAGGTATGTATTTTCCTATATTCCCGCCTGTCCATTTACCACCCTCGTTTAGAATTCAAACCCTTAAATTGGGCAATGCcacttgaaataattaattaaccagtATTGATGAAGGTTTTCTTTTGTCATCACCACCAACGAAATGAATTTTCCACAGAGACCAGCCGCTATGCTAGACGGACTTTCACGTGCGGTTAAAACTATTGGCACTTGCCCATTCCATATACCACCCGAACTGCCCCCATCTGATATACAGTGGCGGAACACGGACATCACAACATCTTCACAACATGTGACGTGGACAAGACACGGGGGACTTTCGAACTTAATTACTATTTGCTCCTCTTCCATTGCTAGTTAATACGCTGAAGTAAGTCTAGTATATCCTGGTTTAAAAGGAAAACATTCCGTTTTGTACAACAGAcactaattaaaatcacacaaCCCCACATAGTTTTGCTTGGGCTCTCCCATCATCCCTATCCCGTTTTACCTACCTTTTAGCTGGAACTTCCATCAGTCCGAATAACGAAACCAATGGTTTAAGCGCACGTGAAGCCGTCATGAAAACTTTTTCgattacacaaataaataagtgaTTTTCTATTCTAAATTCGCAGGTCTTAATCGAGACGTCATGAGTCCGTGGAAGGAACTCAGTGAATCACACATAACAAACAGTAAGCCACTTCCAGAGTATAAGTCAGGTAAGCAAATACACTCAGTTTCAAATCATAAGTCTTGTACCAActcataatttgatttaaagttaataaaaatttcttcttttcACATCTTTAACATTTaccatgtaaaaaataattaacttaaaaagaaGTTGtcaaatacaacaaattaatatccCCAACTGGAGGTCTGAAACACTCATGGGAGGATTTAAATCCTCCACTCAAAGCTTGATGTTCTGTCTCTAAgttataacttttaaagttATTCTAGTTCATAATTGATTAGgattaatatttcttctaatgCTTTCATGATGGTATGTAGAATAATAATGACTCTGAAGGCTGCTGACAGTTATCAACCTATTTCTCATAATCATTTGGACTATGTATGTACTTATCTTGTTAAggccataatttaatttagagttaataaaaatttattctcttCACATCTTTAACACTTACCaagtagaaaataataacttaaaaagaagtagtaaaatacaacaaaataatattctcaACTGCAGCCTGTTGGAGGTTTAGGAGTCATGGGAGGATTTAAATCCTCCACTCCAACCTTGATGTTCTGTCTCAATCTAGAAACGTTTAAAGTTCTTCTAGATCATAGTTGATTAGGATCATAATCATTTGGACTATGTTATGTACTCATCTTATTTGACTCTTGCCACCATTGAACGTCTCCTACGAGGTGTAGTTTCTCTTGAAAAACTTCACAACCATGGTATGGTACTATCTTGAGGAATTTGCTTATGTGGTAATACTTCCTCGTGATTTTTGAATGCACAATTAAATGCTtctttttcattcaaattatgatttttgtattttaattttttgacataaaaacagttaaacactgcttaaatcaaatttgaacaagtaaattcataattttcaggGTGGTGCAggagttttaaaattgagctTATTTAATCTGTGGATATTTGTAACATTGGAACATTTTATAGTGGGTAGTTTGAGATAATTTTCTTAGATAGTgtttaaacatgaaaaataacgtagtaaaattttaatagcaattaaaatgttatattttgtaactATTTATCAGTGGATCTAATGGGGCGAGATCAAGTTTACGCcagatatataataaaataactgaatttATACGGACATAAAacgagaaaaataataaaacaaacttcataaattGTTACAATGCAATTTGTGGACTTCATAAAATTGTGCAACTaagcaaaaaatttattccactcgctcaaataataatacaactgTTTTCTTAGCACTGAATCAAATGTTATGACTGGTAATAACAGAAAGTCAGCgaaaatcttcaaaaatatgagCCAACAATAGTCAGAATACTTGGCAATATTCAGTATAAGggaataacaataaaacacacaTGCCGATATATACATACTTGTTCAAATGTGTTATTGATATTTCTAGACATCAAAACACACACCCTAACCTCGGTTGTCTAAtatcttttcaaaatttattcaacaaaactaCATAAAAGCGGAACATAAAGAAAACTCGACATGTTCATAATCTACCTATTCGATGTATTCAGAATCCATGAATAAAATATCGTAAacaggaaataaaaatgtgtgctATCGGTTTGTCATTAGAAAGTCCTCCCACGCTACTGGGGATGATCCCTAAGAGAGAAGAGACGCCTTCGGAAGACGCGAAACAGGAGAGGACCACAACTCCGGACAGTGTCCATCATTTGTATGGCCACGGTGTGTGTAAGTGGCCTGGATGCGAAACACGATGCGACGACTTGCAAACGTTCATAAAGTAAGTAcactttcatttattttattgaaattttattgaaaaaaaatgtttatgcaATTTTGTCATTATACTGTATAATCCAGCGCTGGAGGAACGTTAATAACTGTATACACTGCATAATAAACAGGATGAGGGAAagctttattgaaaaatcctTACATCACAATTTGGTTGATGCAAGGAAGTAATAAAGGGCCGCCAAGggattaacatttaaatccagCAACGTTGTGATCAAACgtcttgaatattaattaaacatttcgtaATTAGAGTTTTTAAACCGCCAGGTCCTGTCTAATTTATTCCCAGGTCGTCGTTCTTTTGTCACGAAAAgacaaaatattgtaatttgctGGTTTATTTTATCcccttttcttttacatattaatcaCCTCATcagattgaaaatataaaacaaaattaatattgacttttacataaattaatgtaacgcTTTATTTCGCTCAAcaccttttaatatttttgtatgacATTTTTGAAacgtataatttgaataatgggatttttgacaatttaagtgattcatgtatatttatttaattataaaatatgaacataATGATGACGTCAacacattttcaattatacaTATCCCACCCAAAAGGGAGTCATGCAAatgttcacattttatttaagtaattaatattaatacttgaCTTACAAAATGTCTTAGACATTGTATAACCaattcatttgtttttcttttataaaataatgtgacATCTACACAATGTTTGCCCCCATAAATTAGAACAAAACCCATAATTCTGCAAAAGAAAACTGGCTGGTGTATAATAAGCAAGACGAAAACGatcaataagtaatttaaccAAAACAAACACTATAAATTTGTGCCTCACAATATTTTATCGAATTATGATCGCAAACTTAAAATAAGAACTCCTTAATCTCTTTTGTTTGTCTTAACCCAGAACCACTGTTTGGCcataaaaacatcaattataCTATCCCTTTAAAAAACACACTTCCATGCCTTGGCGCCTCATTTGTGACGGTCACATTTCAACTTGCAGGCATTTAAACACAGAGCACACATTAGATGACAGATCAACTGCCCAGGCTCGTGTACAAATGCAGGTTGTATCTCAGTTGGAGCTGCAACTGCAGAAAGAAAGGGACAGGTTGCAAGCCATGATGCACCACTTGCATTTATCTAAACAGTTGGGCTCCCCGGAGCCGCACAAAGACTCTGCCGTGTCTTCAGGTAAATTACCTGTCAGTGCTACCTTACCCCAACCTCCGGTATCCATTGGTCCAATGGTGTCGTCCGTCAGATCTCCAGTGCTGCACGCCACTGCTCCAAACGTGGCCGGCCCCATCAGACGGAGGTTGAGCGACAAGTCCGCTCTTTCTTTGGCTGGAGGtaagttttttatgttaaGGTCTCATTTTATAACCAATGTCGTCATACTTGTGAACCTATTAAcaataactttatatatttattaacaaacgtGCTAAAACATTTTTCCTTCATGCTACCAGGCTTACCGTATATGCTAGAAAGGGCTGGGCTAGATGTTCAACAAGGTATAACTCttctttagtaaaaataatgctGTTCTGCATCCACATACTAACAACtaacgttaaataattgcgacacattttaaattaatttaggatCTTTTTCAGAGATTCAAAGGAATagggaattttataaaaatgccgACGTACGACCACCCTTTACTTACGCATCTTTAATACGTCAGGTAAGGGTGAATGCTAacctaaaaacttaattaaaattgttaggttaggttaggttattgTATTCACAGGTACGGAGTGAGGTAAACAAGGTCATGCGCATAATGGACAGGACcgtatcttaaaataaatatattcaaaaaatatttttaaacagatatattcttttgaattcaataatttagtattaaaatggcacaatactttatttattatttatgcctCAATGCTAGCCGTGTAATATTTAAGTACGAAATAAGTATCAACATGAGGCAACCTTTCCCAACTGACCAATAAGAAACGTCCATTACTTAAGATCACGcaactaaatttgtttatgttattCCGTACGttgtttgaatggagtatagtaaaaaaatataccagTATGTACACAAAAATGATTGTAACTCTGGTATATTTtcgtaaaacattaatataaatatgactaAACCATTTCAGTCAATAATTGAGTCCCCAGACAAGCAGTTAACCCTCAACGAAATCTACAATTGGTTCCAAAACACGTTCTGCTACTTTAGAAGAAACGCAGCCACTTGGAAGgtattgtaacattttaattttaatttgtccatttttgaaaaataatgaagattttaatagtatttctGGATCaacgaattaataattgattcattttgattattaaataaatatataatccttttttcatttacaataGTCGTTGAAATGTAACTAAATAACTAACTCAACAGAAATTCGTTCATCAATATGTTAAAGCTGTGAATCTATGTATTCT from Aethina tumida isolate Nest 87 chromosome 1, icAetTumi1.1, whole genome shotgun sequence includes:
- the LOC109602340 gene encoding forkhead box protein P1 isoform X2; amino-acid sequence: MLEPRWRPVQGHIGDIPFESAVGWTKNHFSPNTWPSTIRQSRYSDDGIMDQDVDGDGAINLSTSQRPSAATTPNDTLHQDDIEQAASLEKVLKEQQHQQQIELERTWEQERDAKGNNGSTSPISEHRLQEHSPPPSSDSQKNLSATIPPIAQSQTPGSQMMTPASNLHHMQQILQQHVLNPTQLQTLMKQHSILQQQQHQTEFQQHQLAELGKKQIEQTMQQLQEQLQLNLIQQTHILQSADKKKASGSLQQLALQQQQLIQQLQLIQRQYVVHQGIGIQPLMMSQGQGLNRDVMSPWKELSESHITNSKPLPEYKSESPPTLLGMIPKREETPSEDAKQERTTTPDSVHHLYGHGVCKWPGCETRCDDLQTFIKHLNTEHTLDDRSTAQARVQMQVVSQLELQLQKERDRLQAMMHHLHLSKQLGSPEPHKDSAVSSGKLPVSATLPQPPVSIGPMVSSVRSPVLHATAPNVAGPIRRRLSDKSALSLAGGLPYMLERAGLDVQQEIQRNREFYKNADVRPPFTYASLIRQSIIESPDKQLTLNEIYNWFQNTFCYFRRNAATWKNAVRHNLSLHKCFMRVENVKGAVWTVDEVEFYKRRPQRCSSGPLAQPVVGGSASKSPTMNHSPTLYGDHIPANVQFMQASLMDENNLSFLNSPNVLANRHRDRSESPSHEHHMRSPMNGGLHIKQEGMMNQDHHVTRESEQMSHVIKREVQSEYDDMDHEQHSDNMAEDLTMGSDHTESNLLDA
- the LOC109602340 gene encoding forkhead box protein P1 isoform X5, with protein sequence MLEPRWRPVQGHIGDIPFESAVGWTKNHFSPNTWPSTIRQSRYSDDGIMDQDVDGDGAINLSTSQRPSAATTPNDTLHQDDIEQAASLEKVLKEQQHQQQIELERTWEQERDAKGNNGSTSPISEHRLQEHSPPPSSDSQKNLSATIPPIAQSQTPGSQMMTPASNLHHMQQILQQHVLNPTQLQTLMKQHSILQQQQHQQHQLAELGKKQIEQTMQQLQEQLQLNLIQQTHILQSADKKKASGSLQQLALQQQQLIQQLQLIQRQYVVHQGIGIQPLMMSQGQGLNRDVMSPWKELSESHITNSKPLPEYKSESPPTLLGMIPKREETPSEDAKQERTTTPDSVHHLYGHGVCKWPGCETRCDDLQTFIKHLNTEHTLDDRSTAQARVQMQVVSQLELQLQKERDRLQAMMHHLHLSKQLGSPEPHKDSAVSSGKLPVSATLPQPPVSIGPMVSSVRSPVLHATAPNVAGPIRRRLSDKSALSLAGGLPYMLERAGLDVQQEIQRNREFYKNADVRPPFTYASLIRQSIIESPDKQLTLNEIYNWFQNTFCYFRRNAATWKNAVRHNLSLHKCFMRVENVKGAVWTVDEVEFYKRRPQRCSSGPLAQPVVGGSASKSPTMNHSPTLYGDHIPANVQFMQASLMDENNLSFLNSPNVLANRHRDRSESPSHEHHMRSPMNGGLHIKQEGMMNQDHHVTRESEQMSHVIKREVQSEYDDMDHEQHSDNMAEDLTMGSDHTESNLLDA